The DNA sequence GTTGTTTCCCGAGATTTGTTTTTTAGCGGGATCCCGGCTCCTGGAAAAGCAATGGTTTGTGGGTGGATTCTCTTCCTCCCCAGGTGTTTTCCACTTATAGATTGCAGGCTACCCAATGCTCCTTTCCGACCTCCCGTAATTCTGGTTCGGCCTGGCTGCACTCCGGTGTTGCACGATGACATCTGGGGTGAAACCGGCAACCTGGAGGAGGATTGATTGGACTGGGAATCTCGCCTTTAGGAATAGGATGGGTCCTCCGGAACCTGGGATCGGGCACGGGAACCGCTGCCAGCAATGTGGAAGTATAGGGATGAACCGGATTTTTGAATACTTCCTTGAGGGGGCCGATTTCCACGATCTTTCCAAGATACATGATGGCCACCCGATCACAGATATACTTGCTGGTGGCAAGATCATGGGTAATGAACAGGTAGGTCAGATCGAACTCTTCTTTCAGCCGAATCATGAGTTCAAGGATCATGGATCGGACTGAAACGTCAGCCATGGCGATGGGTTCGTCTGCGACGACAAATTCCGGATTGGTTACAAGGGCCCTGGCGATCACCACTCGTTGGCGCTGGCCGCCCGAGATCTGGTGCGGATATTTGTGATACAGGAAAGAGGCGGGTTCCAATCCCACCTTCTCCATGATATCCATAACCTTGTGCTCGGCCTCCGTGTTGTGGGCGAGGTGGTGAATAATAAGGGGATGCCCGATGGCCTTGCCGATGGTCATGCGCGGACTCAGGGATGCGTATGGATCCTGGAAAATAACCTGGATCTTCTCCCGCATCTTCTGCATTTCCACTCTTGAATAGGAAAAAATAGACTTTCCTCCGTAAACGACCTCTCCTGAGGTGGGTTCCAAGAGGCGCAGAATAAGCCTTCCCGTCGTGGTCTTCCCGCAACCGCTCTCTCCGACCAATCCAAGGGTCTCACCCTTCCGAATGGAAAAGGAGACACCATCCACGGCCCGGACGAATTTTTTTTCCTTGGCCAGGAGATTGTCCAGAAATCCTTTCTGAAGGGGAAAATGCTTTATTAAATTTTTTACTTTGAGCAGTTCCGTCATCATTCATCACCTGTAAAGCCAGCATCGCACAATACGATCATCTTTCCTGAAGGCCCTCGGCCTCTCCTTCCTGCAAATATCCATCACCTGCGGACATCGTGGATGAAAGACGCATCCCGATGGAGGATCAACCAGATCCGGGGGCGATCCTTCCATAGTATGAAGCTCGGGCTGATCCAATTTGATATTGGGGATGGAGGCCAGGAGTCCCTTTGTGTAAGGATGCATCGGATTTTCGAAAAGCGGCTCCGTAACACCGGTCTCCGCGATCGTTCCCCCATACATCACCGTTATTCGATCCGCCAACTGGGCGACTATCCCGAGATTGTGTGTAATGAGGAGAATGGTCAGATCGTATTGCTTGCGCAGTTCATTCAAAAGATCCAGGAACTGGGCCTCCACAATGACATCCAAGGAGGTCGTGGGCTCGTCTGCTATCAAGAGATCCGGGTCCAGGACCAGGGCCATACCGATCATGATCCGCTGTCGCATTCCACCCGACATCTGGTGAGGGTATTCCAGGAGCCTCTCGGGGGAAATGCCCAGGCTCTCCAACACCTTCGCCGCCTTATCGAAGGCTTCCTCTTTGCTGATCTGCGGGTTATGGGTCTTGAGGGCCTCGATGAATTGCTCATCTATTCTGAAAAGAGGGTTCAATGAGGTCAAAGGATCCTGGAATATCATGGAAATATTGTTTCCGCGAAGCGTCAAAAGATCCTTTTCCCTCATACTGACGATATCTCGGCCATGGTAGAGGATTTCCCCTTCCACGATTTCACCGGGGGGGCGAAGCAACCTCAGGATCGAAAATCCAAGGGTCGATTTCCCGCAACCCGACTCTCCGACCAGGCCCATCACCTCTCCCTGTCTCAGTTCGAGATCAACCCCCTGGACCGCACGGACCGTACCGATATTGATTGGAAAATGAACATGAAGGTTCTTTATCTCAAGGATTGTCTTCATCCTCTTATCGCTCCAGAAGTCTCGGATTCAATATCTCGGACAACCCCTCTCCAAGCATGGTGAAACCAAGGGCAAGAAGAGAGATCATAGCCCCGGGAAAGGTGATCATCCACCATTGACCTGAAGGCAGGAACTTCTTCCCCATGGCCAGGTCCATTCCCCAGTCCACTACAGATGGAGGAAGCCCCAACCCCAGATAAGTCAACGCCGCCTCAATCATGATGGCGTCCGCAATGTTCAGAGAAAACACGACTACGGTGGTGGCGATGACGTTGGGAAAGATGTATTTCCAAAGGATGACCTTATTCGTAGCTCCGATGGCCCTTGCAGCCTCCACATAGAGTTCCTCCTTGATGGAGAGAGTCTGCCCCCGGACCAAGCGGAAATAAGTGGGGATATAAATCACCGCCACCGCCAGGGTGATGTTGATCACACCCGGACCCAGCATCGCCGCAAAGGCGATGGCAAGAATGAGACCCGGGAAGGAATAAACGGAATCCATCACCAACGAAAAGGCCCGGTCGAAGTTCCCGCCGATAAATCCGGAAATCAGGCCGAAGGTGATGCCCACGGTGGATGAAAGAACCGCGGCAAGCACCGCTACCCGGAGGATGGTCTGAGAGCCGAACACCATGCGAGACCAGACATCCCGCTGGAGGTTGTCCGTCCCCATGATATGGACATCGTTCGGCGGCGATAGCTGCGGCCCGGTATTTTGGTCATAAGGACTGAAGGGCGCTATGGCCGGGGCGAAAAGGGCCATGAGGACGATGGCCAGAACGATGAGCGCCCCGATGACCATCACCCACCATTCCACTCCATACTTCTTACCTTGCGCCATGAATCTCCGAAGGAGATTTCCCAGTCCCGCTGCAGGTGAAAATCTCATCTTGTCTCCTAGTATCGAATTCTCGGGTCTACCATGGCATAGATGATGTCCACGATGAGAGATATGGTTGCCACCAACAGGGCGAAAATCACGATGGTACCCTGGATGGTGGGATAATCTCTAAGGTAAATCCTCTCCATGAGGAGCCGCCCCATGCCGGGCCATGAGAAGGTGGTCTCCGTAAGAAGGGCGTTACAAATGAGTTGGGCGAACTGCAGCCCCATCATGGTCAGGATGGGAATGAAGGCGTTTTTGAGTGCATGCTTGTAAACCACGATCCTGTGCTTGATCCCCCGTGCCTCGGCGGCCAGGATGTAATCTGAACGGAGGACGTCCAGCATATTCGCCCTGGTAAGACGCAGAAAAATCCCCGAGAGAACCAGACCGAGGGTCACTGCGGGGAGGAAGAGATGAATAAGAACATCCCAGAGAGCCGCCCAGTCCCTGATCAGGATAGTGTCCACGATGTAAAATCCTGTTTTCTCGAAAACCGATGCAAAGACCCTCGGTCCCGTCCTGCCCGCAATGGGCAGCACATCGAGCCAGACGCCGAAGACCAACTGCAGCATGAGACCCAACCAGTAGACAGGGATGCAATAAATCACGATACCGTAAAAACGCAACATGTAGTCCTGAGTGGAGCGCCTCTTATCCGCCGCGTATGCGCCCGTGAACACCCCCAGCAAAAGGGTGATCAGCATCCCGGCCACCGTGAGTTCAAGAGTAGCGGGAAGCTTCTCGGCAATAGCCTTTGTCACCCGCTGTTTGAAGACCATGGAATCGCCCAGGTCCAAACGGCATATCTGCCACAGGTAGTTCACATATTGAACGGCCAGGGGACGATCCAGACCCAGTTCATGCTTTTTCTGCTCAATGACGCTCTCAGGTGCGTGCCCTCCCAGCATGGTGGACACCGGGTCACCGGGCATGATGCGAATCACGACAAAGACAATCGTCAGGAGAATAAAGACCATGGGGATGGTCATGAGGGTCCGGGCGATTATGTATTTAAGTAAATTCCTCATATTACTCCGTGATAGATATCAATATCCATTCGTCAACGGATCCGG is a window from the Deltaproteobacteria bacterium genome containing:
- a CDS encoding ABC transporter ATP-binding protein, with the translated sequence MMTELLKVKNLIKHFPLQKGFLDNLLAKEKKFVRAVDGVSFSIRKGETLGLVGESGCGKTTTGRLILRLLEPTSGEVVYGGKSIFSYSRVEMQKMREKIQVIFQDPYASLSPRMTIGKAIGHPLIIHHLAHNTEAEHKVMDIMEKVGLEPASFLYHKYPHQISGGQRQRVVIARALVTNPEFVVADEPIAMADVSVRSMILELMIRLKEEFDLTYLFITHDLATSKYICDRVAIMYLGKIVEIGPLKEVFKNPVHPYTSTLLAAVPVPDPRFRRTHPIPKGEIPSPINPPPGCRFHPRCHRATPECSQAEPELREVGKEHWVACNL
- a CDS encoding ABC transporter ATP-binding protein — protein: MKTILEIKNLHVHFPINIGTVRAVQGVDLELRQGEVMGLVGESGCGKSTLGFSILRLLRPPGEIVEGEILYHGRDIVSMREKDLLTLRGNNISMIFQDPLTSLNPLFRIDEQFIEALKTHNPQISKEEAFDKAAKVLESLGISPERLLEYPHQMSGGMRQRIMIGMALVLDPDLLIADEPTTSLDVIVEAQFLDLLNELRKQYDLTILLITHNLGIVAQLADRITVMYGGTIAETGVTEPLFENPMHPYTKGLLASIPNIKLDQPELHTMEGSPPDLVDPPSGCVFHPRCPQVMDICRKERPRAFRKDDRIVRCWLYR
- a CDS encoding ABC transporter permease — its product is MAQGKKYGVEWWVMVIGALIVLAIVLMALFAPAIAPFSPYDQNTGPQLSPPNDVHIMGTDNLQRDVWSRMVFGSQTILRVAVLAAVLSSTVGITFGLISGFIGGNFDRAFSLVMDSVYSFPGLILAIAFAAMLGPGVINITLAVAVIYIPTYFRLVRGQTLSIKEELYVEAARAIGATNKVILWKYIFPNVIATTVVVFSLNIADAIMIEAALTYLGLGLPPSVVDWGMDLAMGKKFLPSGQWWMITFPGAMISLLALGFTMLGEGLSEILNPRLLER
- a CDS encoding ABC transporter permease: MRNLLKYIIARTLMTIPMVFILLTIVFVVIRIMPGDPVSTMLGGHAPESVIEQKKHELGLDRPLAVQYVNYLWQICRLDLGDSMVFKQRVTKAIAEKLPATLELTVAGMLITLLLGVFTGAYAADKRRSTQDYMLRFYGIVIYCIPVYWLGLMLQLVFGVWLDVLPIAGRTGPRVFASVFEKTGFYIVDTILIRDWAALWDVLIHLFLPAVTLGLVLSGIFLRLTRANMLDVLRSDYILAAEARGIKHRIVVYKHALKNAFIPILTMMGLQFAQLICNALLTETTFSWPGMGRLLMERIYLRDYPTIQGTIVIFALLVATISLIVDIIYAMVDPRIRY